AATTCGTCTCAGGAGTCGCACACATTCGTCAGTtacttattttaattattgccaataacattattattataacaattGCATTAAACAGTTTGTATATTGTTAGATTAGACTAGCTAGTCAAACTAGCTAATGTTCCAAGATTTTCTCCTGAAACTCAAAACCGACGATACTTTTAAATCGTTAGTATTATTTCAGGCGCAATACTTCTTTAGATAAATTAATCCGAGTAAATGCCCGATGATTCTTAGTTCAATTCTCTGTTGTTGGAGTAGACTGTGttacattattaaatttaactaaataaataaataataataataatgataataggTGAACTCTCGACGAGGAAAGATAAGAGAATTGTAATATGTACTATACGACGATCAGTATATAAAACCCGATACTCGTAAAGATTTGGAGCCAGGATTAGCTACTGTCACTGCCTCGGGGAGATTGACTTTTACAAAACTAAAGATTTCATGCGACATGCAGATGCTACGAGAAAAGTTACTACCTACATGTACTAGGTATACAAATAACTAGTTAATTGAAGGCAGCTTGCTAAGTCAaggagtgaaaatattttcaagaataaatgaattctcaTAAACTAACCGAGCAATGATTAGTTTATGTCGGACGTAAAACGACTCGTTGCAAAATTCTATGTCACAGATAACGTGGAATGTGtaattgaattatattatCTCTGTTGGTTCTGTAAGTCCTTTGTGATATCGGTTTTTGTAACGTCCTATGTAAACGTTTACCTATACTAAACAGATACATACacctatgtatatacactatacatatatacatggaTGAATTGCGAGTAGGCGTGTCTCTTTAACAATAAGATGAGGTTTTCTTTACAATGTCTGAACAAAGAATTTCACAGATATTATCGGTACCTTGcgtttattcattattatcgtatcatatgttatacctatacaatatatataaatgcgCTTTCTAATTAATTATAACTTAAGGTACTTACCAAGTATGCgcaagaaaaattacaactcGCCTCAGAAAATCGATAATGCTGATTTATTTGTTGATCTATTTTCTTCAGGAAAAAAGCAAGTAACTTAAGTCTAatatgataatgatgataataataataacaacaacaacaacaataataatgataataatactgGCTGAAGATGTCAAGTCTCAAACGGAAACTTTTCTACAAGATAAAAAGGAGACATCGATGACCAATTACTTATGTTTCTGATTCAGTTGAGCTGGAATTCCTGCTTCGATTCGTGTATTATttggcaacaaaaaaaaaaaaagttacgacCACCTTTACCATTATAGCGGCAACTATTCTGATGTTACtgaattttgtttctcatGCGAGTCTTCCAGACATATTTTCCCCAAGATATATTGTTCCGAATTATTGGAATTCGTAAAATCTATCTAATCTGAGTTTCGTTTCACTGTTTGAAGCCGCGAAATAGATTTACTTCATGTTATTCGAAAATATCTTTCCTTCGAGTTTCAGTTTCGAAATTCTCAATAACGATTGATTAAACGTCATACAAATGCTTGCAATTTGtgattttcttaaaattgttgtacataATTTATAGCAAACTGATTAAGAAGTCAACGATTAGCCGAtagacttttttttgttttataaacttgtaaataatactataataatattttatagcgctatatacaaataaatatttgcgCTTATCTTGAGTTATAAAGATTTTGGGTAGTATTTATAATAGATCTGTGATTGTAATACTTTTTTAACTCTaccatattatttatattattgcCAACTATGCGTGGCGCggtatattgaaaaattgtggtTTTTGGATCAGTTTGCTTACGGATTTCAATTAGTAGATAAACCCTAGCCATAGTTTATACTTGACTTGCGAATACCGTATAATCAGTATGAgtatacataaaaattgtagttTGTATACgttgtgtacatacatacccaGAGTATTGTGATTCCCTGAAGTAAGATACTCGTGTGTGGTTCAACAATAACGTCACCTGCAAAGAGCGTCGtgtagaaaaatgtatttaccTAAATATGTATGCGTGTAGTTCATTTTCCAGTGTCATGCGATTAcagtaaagtaaattaaaatcaagaaAGGTTTTCATGCGAGAGAATatgaatgtaaatatataaagaaaaatatataaacgtAGTTGTATTGATCGATGTAGCAACAAGTAATatgataatgacgatgatacgtgaaagaagaaacaaaaaaggatGTAATTTGCAATTACCATCAACAACATCGATCACAATGACTTTACTTTAGACATACACAAAGTTTAccacaaaattttcatataatttacTTTACACAATTTCCTTAAAACGTACGACTGACTGCTTCACAATCATGCTATGGTTAACACAATACcccgaaatgaaaatttttcaataatactaTTGTTATCATCCTGATAAgactttcataaaaaaaaaaaaaaaaaaaaaaaaaaaggaatactTATAAATATGATATACATTGTACAGCAGCCATGCTTATTGCATAGCGTAAAACTGTTTGAGCATTTCGAAAATCCTAAGTTTCAAcctgtacaatatttttaatacaacaaaaatgatgatacgctgttaatataatatgtaagctacatatttatttatacgtcGGCTATCCGTCTAACCGCGTGTATAAATATCCCTGCGTactcgaaatgaaaatgatcatAACTTATTCTCTTCTAGCAAACAAAATTGTACTTaacgtaaaatgtaaaataaaatatctgtgTGTAGATATGATGCTTGTAATTACGCCCATATCGTCACcctgttaaaaattattttgttataaatcaCATAACGCGTTATGACCGAAATTCGGATGTATTTTATCATGCAATTTAACATGTGAATACGAATTAATACATAACAAATCATACGATAAATCACGAAGTATAGATTATAACATAAAATACACAACAAATCATATACCGAAACCTATGATTTCTCATATGATTTACGTATTTTATGTTATAATCTATACTTCACGATTTACTATGAGATGTAAAAATACGTATTAAATCGTATTCACATGTTAAATTGGATCATAAAACACATCCGATTTTCGGTCATAACATTATGTGATTTATCacagaataattttcagtAGGGTTGATTACAGTACAAATCGGACCGCCGCTACCTAAGAAAATATGACGTCACAACAGAAAAACATTCATTAGGCATATGGACGTGCCTACAGACCAACTTCGTGCTATAGACGTACTCTAAGATTTTATCATGGAGCAATATTAATGGTTTTATATattgcaaatttcaaattacccTCATGGTGTATTACACTACGATTACCCTTAGATTCTCGTCATTTTCTTCTCATGTTAAGTTTTCGAACAGAATATCTTTCGTGGACACTTATCGGTCTAGAATGAAAGCATTGTGATTTGCGGTATTTAAATTGTTACCGCAATCGGTTAAAACTTTGGAACGCACCAATTACATCACTGAACTCGACGAGTGCTTCGAACTCTATCGGCACAACAGATAACTCGCCGATACGATCACCAGATGTCGCTACGAATATTCAGTAATCGCAAAACAAGAGACTAGCATGAGAAATGGGTGGGAAAACTCGTGTTAGTAGTATGCATGTACCGTCTTCTCAAGTGGTCTGTGGTCCTTCTACCCCGCATCCGATGGTATTGGGTATAGCCTGCCGGTTGTTTTACAACGTTTTATATAGCGTTGTTCCATACATGCTCCGCACACATCAGCGTGAAGCACGTACTAAGTACAGCACTGCACAGGGCCAATAGCCACAATAGCAGTGGCACGTTGATTCTGCACAGAACTGAAGTAGACAGAAAATACTGATCCAATAGTACTTATCTATCCATTCCTCGTTTTTTTACAAAGATATTATTTAGGTTTTAAATCGATTTCAATGGTCGTATAATGTTAGGACGGTAATTATTAGAAACAATATATTATGTAGGGAATGACCTCATGTTTCTATTTAAGTCTGTTAAATACCGAAGTGAACTATTGTATCTAAAATAGCTTGgcttgaaaagaaaaataaaataccctCGATATCAGGATTCGAAATCATTCTTCCACCATGTAAAACACATCTCCCTCATTCCTAAAACAGGAGAAAAACTTCAAATTGttcagtgaaaatttaagCAAATATGaggaattaaaattattcgaacCCCTCCTTTGTTTGATCACTTGTGATGCCTTCTATTTTTGAAAGGATCCCCAATATGATAAAAACATTGTCTTCCTTGTAAGATAGAAGTATAACCACGcagcatattttattttttaacattttttcccaGGTGAAACAGTGTTGCGATAATAATGTCTCAGTTGGATCTCGACCCTCAATTCATGCAAGGACTCCGTCTCCTACATTCGCCGAACAAGGATTCAGCAGAACAACTTCGGTCCCTTCTTGATGACGCAATCAGACAAAAACATGGCCCAGCGAAAATGCTCTGCAATGTTCTCCATAAAAAGGTACAAataatagattatttttattcccccAGTCCAGGACTCAATTTGTTAATTGTTCTTGATATTGAAAAGGCACTGTTCAACAGCATAGTATCAACATCATTGTTTAATCGCTTCATTTCGATTTTAATAATATGCTATATGAAATCTTATCGATTTTTGCCTCTCCCCAAAAATTAAAGGATCAATCTTTGTTCCATTGCAATATCGCAgtgaattcatttatttttcagtacaCAATGGAAGAGCCAGTGCTTAGTGACCACAGCAGTGGTAGTAGCAAGAAGAGCAAAGGATCCACCACGTCATCCAAGCACTCGAGCAAATCGAGTAAAAACAGTTCACCCATCAACCTACCTTTGCACGATACTCCCCCAGATATTATCCAGACAGATGACACTTTCGCCCTAGAGATTCTAGAAGATGATTTAACATGCGTCATTTGCAAGGGAATGGATGTAGGGGCAAGGAACCGACTTGTGGAATGTGTAGAATGCCATTCTCTCTATCACCAGGAGTGCCATACGCCTCACATTCTGGATACTCAAATAGATGATCCGAGACTAGTTTGGTATTGCTCGAGCTGTTCAAAATCTCAGCAGGTGGGTAAggttttgtttgaaaattctatacCCGcagacatttttcattttgaggCAGGTCTTCTAATTGTATTTGGAAGCTTGGTTGactttcattttaattattccTTCAACCATCTCAGGCGTCAAAGGACAGAAGTTCGCCGCGAACTATTGCCGAAGGAAAATCGAAAGATCACAAAAAATCATCAGGTTCCAGTAAGTGTACCAAAAGGAAGAAGAGTTCAatgatattttcatacaaaatgCTTGATTCCTTCGTTAATTTGATTTCCGTAGCCTCGAAGCATTCCGACAAGTACAAATCAACTTCTAGTAACGCTACCTCGTCACAGTCGAATAGTGGTGGCAGTACACCAACAGGTGCATCTAGTGCACCAAAACTCACACCGAATATAAACATTGTCAGTGGGGACAGAAGATTAAGGGATATGATGAAGAAAGTGAAGCAAGAGAAACGCAGTAACAGTAGTGGTAGTAGTAAGCATTCTTCGTCAAATGCACTTTTATCTTCGTCAAAAACTGCCCAAGATAAGTCTTTACTGTTTAAGATAAAATCGGGCTCAGAATGAATGATAGG
The Neodiprion fabricii isolate iyNeoFabr1 chromosome 5, iyNeoFabr1.1, whole genome shotgun sequence genome window above contains:
- the LOC124184084 gene encoding integrator complex subunit 12-like, with amino-acid sequence MSQLDLDPQFMQGLRLLHSPNKDSAEQLRSLLDDAIRQKHGPAKMLCNVLHKKYTMEEPVLSDHSSGSSKKSKGSTTSSKHSSKSSKNSSPINLPLHDTPPDIIQTDDTFALEILEDDLTCVICKGMDVGARNRLVECVECHSLYHQECHTPHILDTQIDDPRLVWYCSSCSKSQQASKDRSSPRTIAEGKSKDHKKSSGSTSKHSDKYKSTSSNATSSQSNSGGSTPTGASSAPKLTPNINIVSGDRRLRDMMKKVKQEKRSNSSGSSKHSSSNALLSSSKTAQDKSLLFKIKSGSE